From a single Hippoglossus stenolepis isolate QCI-W04-F060 chromosome 2, HSTE1.2, whole genome shotgun sequence genomic region:
- the LOC118121027 gene encoding interleukin enhancer-binding factor 3-like isoform X3 yields MAAIGSPHWDEHQAYEELLYWDGLIQEGHRLLPHDFDRYEELRYWYDCLCYEEELRQYHDYIAAVEEIEDQRHYEEAAPSQVSKGPYDRHVMAKHSDVYPTPEELEAVQEIVSRVESALKTVSDQMDTSKENKDDTETETESTDSEDRVLRGVMRVGLVAKGLLLKGDKDLELVLLCSNKPTITLLIEVAEKLTAQLEAISAGAYTVSQCPGDAAIVVTSTTELALTLTIHLTSPLVRMEEECKTAEEEEAVEGEKAEEESEAAEGGEDSVEGEKTEEEAEAAEGGEDAVEGEKTEEPEVADAETTEAAAEEKTETAAVEEEEEMRTVIDPPDVLDRQKCLTALASLRHAKWFQAKVSHLNSAVVVIRIMRDLCNRVPTWTPLSGWPLELLVEKAICTSERPMGAGESFRRVLECVASGILLYDPCEKEEVDATENLTPQQREDITQSAQLALRLCAFAQMHKVLGREYKPVKPRKSLGASNREDTAQIAPAGYFTLPAKRPYTEMEKDEEEPQLNSKQRKFLKFQKRFQRKSFTEDFSMNAVMRLNQYRPGLEYRLTSQTGPVHEPVFTMTVDLNGVVYEATGPSKRAAKLNVATKVLQELGLPTGSDSKPESIAEAEGPVKDATMTSTLSEDSGQGPILTKNGKNPVMELNEKRRSLKYELSAETGGSHEKCFVMEVEVDGQKFKGRGSNKKEAKAYAALAALEKLFPENDGESNTNRFLPKKKVTYTDMHIPGFGTIRGIPSDSGSRGWGPNRGRGRGRGKQFTGGPSYNKTNYSYEGNTGTCHYKLYGNNAAKSTAPGGSGSNVGYGTFYPESSGGTFYSESSGSTTNYSGPPMSSSDSSAAKGESYQSMPPPADQESPYSYGYGDEKKKMLTQNQNEGQAGNYSMYSTAYPSSVTGGQVYNNYGWGNQSSWGNQQGGYTSYQGYGGQNQGSYSGYSNVNY; encoded by the exons ATGGCGGCCATTGGATCGCCACATTGGGATGAGCACCAGGCGTATGAGGAGCTTCTGTACTGGGACGGACTGATCCAGGAGGGACACCGGCTCCTCCCGCATGATTTTGATAG ATATGAGGAGCTGCGTTACTGGTATGACTGCCTGTGCTACGAGGAGGAGCTCAGACAGTATCATGACTACATCGCTGCTGTCGAGGAGATTGAGGATCAGCGGCATTATGAG GAGGCGGCACCCTCCCAGGTGAGCAAGGGACCATATGATCGCCACGTAATGGCCAAACATTCTGATGTGTATCCCACACCTGAGGAGCTGGAAGCTGTGCAGGAAATTGTCTCCCGTGTGGAGAGTGCTCTGAAGACTGTCTCTGACCAGATGGACActtcaaaggaaaacaaagacgatacggagacagagacagagag TACTGATTCAGAAGACCGTGTCCTGCGTGGTGTTATGAGGGTTGGATTGGTGGCCAAAGGACTCCTGTTGAAGGGAGACAAAGACTTGGAGCTGGTGCTGCTTTGTTCCAACAAGCCAACAATCACCCTGCTTATAGAAGTGGCTGAAAAACTGACGGCACAGCTAGAG GCTATTTCAGCGGGGGCATACACAGTAAGCCAGTGTCCGGGGGATGCGGCCATTGTTGTGACGAGCACAACGGAGTTAGCTCTGACTCTTACCATCCACCTGACATCACCTCTTGTCAGGATGGAGGAAGAATGTaaaactgcagaagaagaagaagcagtaGAAGGAGAGAAGGCAGAGGAAGAATCAGAAGCGGCCGAAGGAGGAGAAGACTCAGTagaaggagagaagacagaagaagaagccgAAGCggctgaaggaggagaagacgcagtagaaggagaaaagacagaagaaccGGAAGTGGCAGACGCAGAAAcgacagaagcagcagcagaagaaaagacggaaacagcagcagtagaagaagaagaag AAATGCGAACAGTCATCGATCCGCCGGACGTTCTGGACAGGCAGAAATGCCTAACTGCCTTGGCGTCTCTCCGCCACGCCAAGTGGTTCCAG gCCAAAGTCAGCCACCTGAACTCTGCCGTGGTTGTGATCCGGATCATGAGGGACTTGTGTAACCGTGTTCCGACCTGGACGCCACTCTCAGGATGG CCTCTTGAACTGCTGGTCGAGAAGGCTATCTGTACGTCTGAGAGACCAATGGGAGCAGGCGAGTCTTTCCGCCGGGTTTTGGAGTGTGTGGCCTCTGGAATTCTCTTATATG ATCCATGTGAGAAGGAAGAAGTCGACGCCACTGAAAACCTGACTCCGCAGCAGCGTGAAGACATCACGCAGAGTGCTCAA CTTGCTTTGAGGCTATGTGCGTTTGCACAGATGCATAAGGTGTTGGGGAGGGAATACAAACCTGTAAAGCCACGGAAATCCCTGGGAGCCAGcaacagagaggacacag CCCAGATAGCTCCTGCTGGATACTTCACCCTGCCAGCGAAGAGACCTTACACCGAGATGGAAAAAGACGAGGAGGAGCCCCAACTCAACAGCAAACAGAGGAAGTTTCTCAAGTTCCAGAAGCGCTTCCAGAGGAAATCAT TCACAGAAGATTTTAGCATGAATGCTGTGATGCGTCTGAACCAGTACAGACCTGGTCTGGAGTACCGGCTCACATCTCAAACTGGTCCAGTCCACGAGCCCGTCTTCACCATGACTGTGGACTTGAATGGGGTCGTCTACGAGGCCACCGGGCCTTCCAAACGAGCTGCCAAGCTTAACGTAGCCACCAAG GTCCTGCAGGAACTCGGCCTGCCAACGGGATCTGATTCTAAACCAGAGTCCATAGCCGAAGCTGAAGGACCAGTAAAAGATGCAACGATGACCTCTACTTTGTCAGAAGAT AGCGGCCAGGGCCCCATCTTGACCAAAAATGGCAAAAACCCTGTGATGGAGCTAAATGAGAAGCGTCGCAGCCTTAAGTACGAGCTGTCTGCAGAGACAGGGGGCTCCCATGAAAAGTGCTTTGTCATGGAG GTGGAGGTGGACGGGCAGAAGTTTAAAGGGCGAGGTTCTAACAAGAAGGAGGCAAAGGCCTATGCTGCCCTCGCTGCTCTGGAGAAGCTGTTCCCAGAAAACGATGGGGAATCGAACACCAACAGATTTCTTCCAAAGAAGAAGGTCACCTACACCGACATG CACATCCCGGGGTTTGGAACAATTCGTGGCATTCCTTCAGACTCTGGATCCCGTGGCTGGGGGCCCAACAGAGGACGAGGCAGGGGCCGAGGCAAACAGTTCACCGGAGGACCCAGCTATAACAAGA CCAACTACAGTTACGAGGGCAACACTGGCACATGCCATT ataaaCTTTACGGTAACAACGCAGCCAAAAGCACTGCACCTGGCGGATCAGGCAGCAACGTCGGCTACGGCACCTTTTACCCCGAGAGCAGCGGCGGCACCTTTTACTCCGAGAGCAGCGGCAGCACCACCAACTACTCCGGCCCACCCATGTCCAGCTCCGACTCCAGCGCCGCCAAGGGAGAAAGCTACCAGTCGATGCCTCCCCCTGCCGATCAGGAGAGCCCCTACAGCTACGGCTATGgagacgagaagaagaagatgctGACACAAAACCAGAACGAGGGCCAGGCAGGAAACTACTCCATGTACAGCACCGCTTACCCCAGCTCAGTGACGGGCGGCCAAGTGTATAATAATTACG GCTGGGGAAACCAGTCGTCCTGGGGTAACCAGCAGGGGGGGTACACCTCGTACCAGGGCTATGGAGGACAAAACCAGGGCTCGTACTCTGGATACAGCAACGTGAATTACTAG
- the LOC118121027 gene encoding interleukin enhancer-binding factor 3-like isoform X1 translates to MAAIGSPHWDEHQAYEELLYWDGLIQEGHRLLPHDFDRYEELRYWYDCLCYEEELRQYHDYIAAVEEIEDQRHYEEAAPSQVSKGPYDRHVMAKHSDVYPTPEELEAVQEIVSRVESALKTVSDQMDTSKENKDDTETETESTDSEDRVLRGVMRVGLVAKGLLLKGDKDLELVLLCSNKPTITLLIEVAEKLTAQLEAISAGAYTVSQCPGDAAIVVTSTTELALTLTIHLTSPLVRMEEECKTAEEEEAVEGEKAEEESEAAEGGEDSVEGEKTEEEAEAAEGGEDAVEGEKTEEPEVADAETTEAAAEEKTETAAVEEEEEMRTVIDPPDVLDRQKCLTALASLRHAKWFQAKVSHLNSAVVVIRIMRDLCNRVPTWTPLSGWPLELLVEKAICTSERPMGAGESFRRVLECVASGILLYDGPGIKDPCEKEEVDATENLTPQQREDITQSAQLALRLCAFAQMHKVLGREYKPVKPRKSLGASNREDTAQIAPAGYFTLPAKRPYTEMEKDEEEPQLNSKQRKFLKFQKRFQRKSFTEDFSMNAVMRLNQYRPGLEYRLTSQTGPVHEPVFTMTVDLNGVVYEATGPSKRAAKLNVATKVLQELGLPTGSDSKPESIAEAEGPVKDATMTSTLSEDSGQGPILTKNGKNPVMELNEKRRSLKYELSAETGGSHEKCFVMEVEVDGQKFKGRGSNKKEAKAYAALAALEKLFPENDGESNTNRFLPKKKVTYTDMHIPGFGTIRGIPSDSGSRGWGPNRGRGRGRGKQFTGGPSYNKTNYSYEGNTGTCHYKLYGNNAAKSTAPGGSGSNVGYGTFYPESSGGTFYSESSGSTTNYSGPPMSSSDSSAAKGESYQSMPPPADQESPYSYGYGDEKKKMLTQNQNEGQAGNYSMYSTAYPSSVTGGQVYNNYGWGNQSSWGNQQGGYTSYQGYGGQNQGSYSGYSNVNY, encoded by the exons ATGGCGGCCATTGGATCGCCACATTGGGATGAGCACCAGGCGTATGAGGAGCTTCTGTACTGGGACGGACTGATCCAGGAGGGACACCGGCTCCTCCCGCATGATTTTGATAG ATATGAGGAGCTGCGTTACTGGTATGACTGCCTGTGCTACGAGGAGGAGCTCAGACAGTATCATGACTACATCGCTGCTGTCGAGGAGATTGAGGATCAGCGGCATTATGAG GAGGCGGCACCCTCCCAGGTGAGCAAGGGACCATATGATCGCCACGTAATGGCCAAACATTCTGATGTGTATCCCACACCTGAGGAGCTGGAAGCTGTGCAGGAAATTGTCTCCCGTGTGGAGAGTGCTCTGAAGACTGTCTCTGACCAGATGGACActtcaaaggaaaacaaagacgatacggagacagagacagagag TACTGATTCAGAAGACCGTGTCCTGCGTGGTGTTATGAGGGTTGGATTGGTGGCCAAAGGACTCCTGTTGAAGGGAGACAAAGACTTGGAGCTGGTGCTGCTTTGTTCCAACAAGCCAACAATCACCCTGCTTATAGAAGTGGCTGAAAAACTGACGGCACAGCTAGAG GCTATTTCAGCGGGGGCATACACAGTAAGCCAGTGTCCGGGGGATGCGGCCATTGTTGTGACGAGCACAACGGAGTTAGCTCTGACTCTTACCATCCACCTGACATCACCTCTTGTCAGGATGGAGGAAGAATGTaaaactgcagaagaagaagaagcagtaGAAGGAGAGAAGGCAGAGGAAGAATCAGAAGCGGCCGAAGGAGGAGAAGACTCAGTagaaggagagaagacagaagaagaagccgAAGCggctgaaggaggagaagacgcagtagaaggagaaaagacagaagaaccGGAAGTGGCAGACGCAGAAAcgacagaagcagcagcagaagaaaagacggaaacagcagcagtagaagaagaagaag AAATGCGAACAGTCATCGATCCGCCGGACGTTCTGGACAGGCAGAAATGCCTAACTGCCTTGGCGTCTCTCCGCCACGCCAAGTGGTTCCAG gCCAAAGTCAGCCACCTGAACTCTGCCGTGGTTGTGATCCGGATCATGAGGGACTTGTGTAACCGTGTTCCGACCTGGACGCCACTCTCAGGATGG CCTCTTGAACTGCTGGTCGAGAAGGCTATCTGTACGTCTGAGAGACCAATGGGAGCAGGCGAGTCTTTCCGCCGGGTTTTGGAGTGTGTGGCCTCTGGAATTCTCTTATATG ATGGCCCTGGAATTAAAGATCCATGTGAGAAGGAAGAAGTCGACGCCACTGAAAACCTGACTCCGCAGCAGCGTGAAGACATCACGCAGAGTGCTCAA CTTGCTTTGAGGCTATGTGCGTTTGCACAGATGCATAAGGTGTTGGGGAGGGAATACAAACCTGTAAAGCCACGGAAATCCCTGGGAGCCAGcaacagagaggacacag CCCAGATAGCTCCTGCTGGATACTTCACCCTGCCAGCGAAGAGACCTTACACCGAGATGGAAAAAGACGAGGAGGAGCCCCAACTCAACAGCAAACAGAGGAAGTTTCTCAAGTTCCAGAAGCGCTTCCAGAGGAAATCAT TCACAGAAGATTTTAGCATGAATGCTGTGATGCGTCTGAACCAGTACAGACCTGGTCTGGAGTACCGGCTCACATCTCAAACTGGTCCAGTCCACGAGCCCGTCTTCACCATGACTGTGGACTTGAATGGGGTCGTCTACGAGGCCACCGGGCCTTCCAAACGAGCTGCCAAGCTTAACGTAGCCACCAAG GTCCTGCAGGAACTCGGCCTGCCAACGGGATCTGATTCTAAACCAGAGTCCATAGCCGAAGCTGAAGGACCAGTAAAAGATGCAACGATGACCTCTACTTTGTCAGAAGAT AGCGGCCAGGGCCCCATCTTGACCAAAAATGGCAAAAACCCTGTGATGGAGCTAAATGAGAAGCGTCGCAGCCTTAAGTACGAGCTGTCTGCAGAGACAGGGGGCTCCCATGAAAAGTGCTTTGTCATGGAG GTGGAGGTGGACGGGCAGAAGTTTAAAGGGCGAGGTTCTAACAAGAAGGAGGCAAAGGCCTATGCTGCCCTCGCTGCTCTGGAGAAGCTGTTCCCAGAAAACGATGGGGAATCGAACACCAACAGATTTCTTCCAAAGAAGAAGGTCACCTACACCGACATG CACATCCCGGGGTTTGGAACAATTCGTGGCATTCCTTCAGACTCTGGATCCCGTGGCTGGGGGCCCAACAGAGGACGAGGCAGGGGCCGAGGCAAACAGTTCACCGGAGGACCCAGCTATAACAAGA CCAACTACAGTTACGAGGGCAACACTGGCACATGCCATT ataaaCTTTACGGTAACAACGCAGCCAAAAGCACTGCACCTGGCGGATCAGGCAGCAACGTCGGCTACGGCACCTTTTACCCCGAGAGCAGCGGCGGCACCTTTTACTCCGAGAGCAGCGGCAGCACCACCAACTACTCCGGCCCACCCATGTCCAGCTCCGACTCCAGCGCCGCCAAGGGAGAAAGCTACCAGTCGATGCCTCCCCCTGCCGATCAGGAGAGCCCCTACAGCTACGGCTATGgagacgagaagaagaagatgctGACACAAAACCAGAACGAGGGCCAGGCAGGAAACTACTCCATGTACAGCACCGCTTACCCCAGCTCAGTGACGGGCGGCCAAGTGTATAATAATTACG GCTGGGGAAACCAGTCGTCCTGGGGTAACCAGCAGGGGGGGTACACCTCGTACCAGGGCTATGGAGGACAAAACCAGGGCTCGTACTCTGGATACAGCAACGTGAATTACTAG
- the LOC118121027 gene encoding interleukin enhancer-binding factor 3-like isoform X2, with amino-acid sequence MAAIGSPHWDEHQAYEELLYWDGLIQEGHRLLPHDFDRYEELRYWYDCLCYEEELRQYHDYIAAVEEIEDQRHYEEAAPSQVSKGPYDRHVMAKHSDVYPTPEELEAVQEIVSRVESALKTVSDQMDTSKENKDDTETETESTDSEDRVLRGVMRVGLVAKGLLLKGDKDLELVLLCSNKPTITLLIEVAEKLTAQLEAISAGAYTVSQCPGDAAIVVTSTTELALTLTIHLTSPLVRMEEECKTAEEEEAVEGEKAEEESEAAEGGEDSVEGEKTEEEAEAAEGGEDAVEGEKTEEPEVADAETTEAAAEEKTETAAVEEEMRTVIDPPDVLDRQKCLTALASLRHAKWFQAKVSHLNSAVVVIRIMRDLCNRVPTWTPLSGWPLELLVEKAICTSERPMGAGESFRRVLECVASGILLYDGPGIKDPCEKEEVDATENLTPQQREDITQSAQLALRLCAFAQMHKVLGREYKPVKPRKSLGASNREDTAQIAPAGYFTLPAKRPYTEMEKDEEEPQLNSKQRKFLKFQKRFQRKSFTEDFSMNAVMRLNQYRPGLEYRLTSQTGPVHEPVFTMTVDLNGVVYEATGPSKRAAKLNVATKVLQELGLPTGSDSKPESIAEAEGPVKDATMTSTLSEDSGQGPILTKNGKNPVMELNEKRRSLKYELSAETGGSHEKCFVMEVEVDGQKFKGRGSNKKEAKAYAALAALEKLFPENDGESNTNRFLPKKKVTYTDMHIPGFGTIRGIPSDSGSRGWGPNRGRGRGRGKQFTGGPSYNKTNYSYEGNTGTCHYKLYGNNAAKSTAPGGSGSNVGYGTFYPESSGGTFYSESSGSTTNYSGPPMSSSDSSAAKGESYQSMPPPADQESPYSYGYGDEKKKMLTQNQNEGQAGNYSMYSTAYPSSVTGGQVYNNYGWGNQSSWGNQQGGYTSYQGYGGQNQGSYSGYSNVNY; translated from the exons ATGGCGGCCATTGGATCGCCACATTGGGATGAGCACCAGGCGTATGAGGAGCTTCTGTACTGGGACGGACTGATCCAGGAGGGACACCGGCTCCTCCCGCATGATTTTGATAG ATATGAGGAGCTGCGTTACTGGTATGACTGCCTGTGCTACGAGGAGGAGCTCAGACAGTATCATGACTACATCGCTGCTGTCGAGGAGATTGAGGATCAGCGGCATTATGAG GAGGCGGCACCCTCCCAGGTGAGCAAGGGACCATATGATCGCCACGTAATGGCCAAACATTCTGATGTGTATCCCACACCTGAGGAGCTGGAAGCTGTGCAGGAAATTGTCTCCCGTGTGGAGAGTGCTCTGAAGACTGTCTCTGACCAGATGGACActtcaaaggaaaacaaagacgatacggagacagagacagagag TACTGATTCAGAAGACCGTGTCCTGCGTGGTGTTATGAGGGTTGGATTGGTGGCCAAAGGACTCCTGTTGAAGGGAGACAAAGACTTGGAGCTGGTGCTGCTTTGTTCCAACAAGCCAACAATCACCCTGCTTATAGAAGTGGCTGAAAAACTGACGGCACAGCTAGAG GCTATTTCAGCGGGGGCATACACAGTAAGCCAGTGTCCGGGGGATGCGGCCATTGTTGTGACGAGCACAACGGAGTTAGCTCTGACTCTTACCATCCACCTGACATCACCTCTTGTCAGGATGGAGGAAGAATGTaaaactgcagaagaagaagaagcagtaGAAGGAGAGAAGGCAGAGGAAGAATCAGAAGCGGCCGAAGGAGGAGAAGACTCAGTagaaggagagaagacagaagaagaagccgAAGCggctgaaggaggagaagacgcagtagaaggagaaaagacagaagaaccGGAAGTGGCAGACGCAGAAAcgacagaagcagcagcagaagaaaagacggaaacagcagcagtagaaga AGAAATGCGAACAGTCATCGATCCGCCGGACGTTCTGGACAGGCAGAAATGCCTAACTGCCTTGGCGTCTCTCCGCCACGCCAAGTGGTTCCAG gCCAAAGTCAGCCACCTGAACTCTGCCGTGGTTGTGATCCGGATCATGAGGGACTTGTGTAACCGTGTTCCGACCTGGACGCCACTCTCAGGATGG CCTCTTGAACTGCTGGTCGAGAAGGCTATCTGTACGTCTGAGAGACCAATGGGAGCAGGCGAGTCTTTCCGCCGGGTTTTGGAGTGTGTGGCCTCTGGAATTCTCTTATATG ATGGCCCTGGAATTAAAGATCCATGTGAGAAGGAAGAAGTCGACGCCACTGAAAACCTGACTCCGCAGCAGCGTGAAGACATCACGCAGAGTGCTCAA CTTGCTTTGAGGCTATGTGCGTTTGCACAGATGCATAAGGTGTTGGGGAGGGAATACAAACCTGTAAAGCCACGGAAATCCCTGGGAGCCAGcaacagagaggacacag CCCAGATAGCTCCTGCTGGATACTTCACCCTGCCAGCGAAGAGACCTTACACCGAGATGGAAAAAGACGAGGAGGAGCCCCAACTCAACAGCAAACAGAGGAAGTTTCTCAAGTTCCAGAAGCGCTTCCAGAGGAAATCAT TCACAGAAGATTTTAGCATGAATGCTGTGATGCGTCTGAACCAGTACAGACCTGGTCTGGAGTACCGGCTCACATCTCAAACTGGTCCAGTCCACGAGCCCGTCTTCACCATGACTGTGGACTTGAATGGGGTCGTCTACGAGGCCACCGGGCCTTCCAAACGAGCTGCCAAGCTTAACGTAGCCACCAAG GTCCTGCAGGAACTCGGCCTGCCAACGGGATCTGATTCTAAACCAGAGTCCATAGCCGAAGCTGAAGGACCAGTAAAAGATGCAACGATGACCTCTACTTTGTCAGAAGAT AGCGGCCAGGGCCCCATCTTGACCAAAAATGGCAAAAACCCTGTGATGGAGCTAAATGAGAAGCGTCGCAGCCTTAAGTACGAGCTGTCTGCAGAGACAGGGGGCTCCCATGAAAAGTGCTTTGTCATGGAG GTGGAGGTGGACGGGCAGAAGTTTAAAGGGCGAGGTTCTAACAAGAAGGAGGCAAAGGCCTATGCTGCCCTCGCTGCTCTGGAGAAGCTGTTCCCAGAAAACGATGGGGAATCGAACACCAACAGATTTCTTCCAAAGAAGAAGGTCACCTACACCGACATG CACATCCCGGGGTTTGGAACAATTCGTGGCATTCCTTCAGACTCTGGATCCCGTGGCTGGGGGCCCAACAGAGGACGAGGCAGGGGCCGAGGCAAACAGTTCACCGGAGGACCCAGCTATAACAAGA CCAACTACAGTTACGAGGGCAACACTGGCACATGCCATT ataaaCTTTACGGTAACAACGCAGCCAAAAGCACTGCACCTGGCGGATCAGGCAGCAACGTCGGCTACGGCACCTTTTACCCCGAGAGCAGCGGCGGCACCTTTTACTCCGAGAGCAGCGGCAGCACCACCAACTACTCCGGCCCACCCATGTCCAGCTCCGACTCCAGCGCCGCCAAGGGAGAAAGCTACCAGTCGATGCCTCCCCCTGCCGATCAGGAGAGCCCCTACAGCTACGGCTATGgagacgagaagaagaagatgctGACACAAAACCAGAACGAGGGCCAGGCAGGAAACTACTCCATGTACAGCACCGCTTACCCCAGCTCAGTGACGGGCGGCCAAGTGTATAATAATTACG GCTGGGGAAACCAGTCGTCCTGGGGTAACCAGCAGGGGGGGTACACCTCGTACCAGGGCTATGGAGGACAAAACCAGGGCTCGTACTCTGGATACAGCAACGTGAATTACTAG
- the LOC118101027 gene encoding prostaglandin E2 receptor EP1 subtype: MLALSHYNSSVSPLLPHFSNDIGGKVEARVAVEGLSQQGNYTLVQPTTSGVIVVVLSMTLGIISNIVALFILANAYCLQRRRSKATFLLFATSLVVTDFVGHVIPGVLVLRLYLHGGVRPEDFDTSDGMCQFLGGSMVFFGLCPLFMGCAMAAERCLGVTRPLLHSSLVTKTRTKICLSIIWLAALCVAMLPCFHLGSYAYQDPGTWCFIKVLSDTEEVDVAFVVLFSGLGLTSLAVALVCNTISGLTLVLARLRRQPGSHRSAKSHDIEMVVQLVGIMVTSCICWSPLLIFGLMSVIHSFTGSIGDNLSNYKTLMVMGVRLATWNQILDPWVYILLRRTVLRKIYLIAKCQVGLRSSMLGRWEPTSFPSSDKKDVNHV; encoded by the exons ATGTTAGCTCTGAGCCACTACAACTCCTCAGTCTCCCCGCTCCTCCCTCACTTCTCCAATGACATTGGAGGGAAGGTGGAGGCCCGGGTGGCCGTGGAGGGGCTGTCGCAGCAGGGGAACTACACCTTGGTGCAGCCTACCACAAGTGGCGTCATCGTCGTCGTATTGTCCATGACACTGGGCATCATCTCCAACATTGTGGCCCTGTTTATCCTGGCTAACGCCTACTGCCTCCAGCGCCGGCGCTCCAAAGCCACATTCCTTCTGTTTGCCACCTCACTCGTAGTAACAGATTTTGTCGGCCACGTGATCCCTGGCGTCCTGGTTCTGCGGCTCTATCTCCATGGAGGTGTGCGCCCAGAGGACTTTGACACGTCTGATGGCATGTGTCAGTTCTTGGGAGGCAGCATGGTGTTCTTTGGCCTGTGCCCACTCTTCATGGGCTGTGCCATGGCTGCTGAGCGCTGCCTGGGTGTCACAAGGCCTTTGCTACACTCATCCCTGGTCACCAAAACGCGCACAAAGATCTGCCTGTCTATCATCTGGctggcagctctgtgtgtggccATGCTGCCCTGCTTTCACCTGGGCTCTTACGCCTACCAGGACCCAGGGACCTGGTGTTTCATTAAAGTGCTCAGTGACACTGAGGAGGTGGACGTGGCGTTCGTGGTGCTGTTCTCTGGACTCGGTCTGACCTCGCTCGCCGTGGCGCTGGTGTGTAACACCATCAGTGGACTGACACTGGTGCTCGCACGGCTCAGGAGGCAGCCCGGCTCCCATCGCTCGGCCAAGTCCCACGACATAGAGATGGTGGTGCAGCTGGTTGGCATCATGGTCACCTCGTGCATCTGCTGGAGCCCTCTGCTG ATCTTTGGCCTGATGTCTGTGATCCACTCCTTCACGGGATCCATTGGGGACAACCTGTCCAACTACAAAACCCTGATGGTGATGGGCGTGAGGCTGGCCACGTGGAACCAGATCCTCGACCCCTGGGTCTACATCCTGCTACGCCGCACCGTCCTCCGCAAAATCTACCTCATCGCTAAATGCCAAGTGGGCCTGAGGAGCAGCATGTTGGGCCGCTGGGAGCCCACGTCTTTCCCTAGCTCGGACAAGAAGGACGTCAACCACGTGTGA